In the genome of Pichia kudriavzevii chromosome 4, complete sequence, one region contains:
- a CDS encoding uncharacterized protein (PKUD0D03550; similar to Saccharomyces cerevisiae YOR254C (SEC63); ancestral locus Anc_8.698): protein MSQSHYEYDTNNETWPVFLLTAIAVPLLPYTYSCLRDGLFSSRHQPLKDAKSTSESSFNPYNSTHLLKFRSSQRKSRFWKWSTLFLLASWIVVLSLIYKIRSTHYTVSESNFDPWKILGISESDSEKVIKTAYRKLSLKFHPDKIDTSNMSPEEIDLVDSSYVLINKAYKALTDESVRENFLKYGNPDGPNEIKHGIALPEFLINGKASPLLVLVYILLISIILPLIVGNWWYGVKSKTKNDIHVNTAHHFMKIMMNASPTKLLLVDDILHFISHAVEFKQLDDSFTPNDVYNYLKSFIDRTPSKNEKLRLKVVSLAPKLLVAFIEISAAFKNTDYTLKLVDAHRCIIQALNIEKNAVHYKFKEILQLPGVENLNINKNDPLNSNVLTLGKLLKKPNCDLNTYLQKSKDTDLDQILDYASKIPLIEPLETSFKVPGEKVISPNSSTNLSLKFLIKSPRHSSKPSVDKLSKFVIDNELHELETLENLKDPLEFVNKQPLISLPSIPPFFPDLEYIESNSGWLALLVSQRDNKIVEIPKLLNKADLSNLYLSNDDFLSSKAHVSTFKIQLQSPAPKEPGVYHFRLIIRNLIYFGSDIDIPVSMEVKENPTVDSDVYGIEDPNEDSIAGAMATLRGEPVKRFENEYESSDDEDDDDHSDTDSVDLWTDLDTDTEVEEDTLK, encoded by the coding sequence ATGTCGCAGTCACACTACGAGTACGACACAAACAACGAAACTTGGCCTGTGTTCCTCCTAACGGCCATTGCAGTCCCCCTCCTTCCCTACACATACTCGTGTCTGAGAGATGGACTGTTCTCATCTCGCCATCAACCACTTAAGGACGCCAAGTCAACCTCAGAATCCTCATTCAACCCATACAATTCCACCCATCTCCTTAAATTCAGATCGAGCCAGAGGAAATCCCGTTTTTGGAAATGGTCAACCCTCTTTTTACTGGCGTCTTGGATTGTCGTCCTCTCCCTTATTTATAAAATAAGATCCACCCATTACACAGTCTCTGAATCCAATTTCGATCCTTGGAAAATCTTGGGCATCTCCGAATCTGATTCCGAGAAGGTCATTAAAACTGCCTACAGGAAACTATCCCTTAAATTCCATCCAGATAAAATCGATACCTCTAATATGTCTCCAGAGGAAATCGATCTTGTTGATTCATCCTACGTTCTAATCAATAAGGCTTATAAAGCCCTAACAGACGAATCTGTTAGGGAAAACTTCCTCAAGTATGGTAATCCAGATGGCCCAAACGAAATCAAACATGGAATCGCCCTACCTGAGTTTTTGATTAATGGAAAGGCCTCTCCTCTTTTGGTTCTAGTGTATATCTTACTCATCTCAATCATCTTACCCCTGATTGTGGGTAATTGGTGGTATGGTGTTAAGTCTAAAACCAAAAATGATATTCACGTCAATACTGCCCACCATTTCATGAAAATTATGATGAATGCAAGTCCAACTAAACTGCTACTGGTTGACGATATACTCCATTTTATCTCCCATGCAGTTGAATTCAAACAATTGGATGATAGTTTCACTCCAAATGACGTTTATAATTACTTGAAGTCCTTCATCGATAGAACCCcttcaaaaaatgaaaaattgagaTTAAAGGTTGTCAGCTTGGCTCCTAAATTGTTGGTTGCCTTCATTGAAATCTCAGCAGCTTTCAAAAACACAGATTATACATTGAAACTCGTGGATGCCCACAGGTGTATCATTCAGGCTTTGAATATCGAGAAAAATGCAGTTCACTATaaattcaaagagattTTGCAATTACCTGGTGTAGAAAACTTAAACATCAATAAAAACGATCCACTTAACTCAAATGTCCTAACATTGGGTAAATTGCTGAAAAAGCCAAACTGCGACTTGAATACCTACTTgcaaaaatcaaaagataCTGATCTCGACCAAATACTGGATTATGCTTCTAAAATCCCATTGATCGAACCATTGGAGACATCCTTTAAGGTGCCTGGCGAAAAAGTCATATCTCCTAACTCATCTACTAATCTCTCATTGAAATTCCTTATAAAATCTCCTCGTCATTCCTCAAAACCTTCTGTTGATAAGCTATCCAAGTTTGTCATTGATAACGAGCTCCACGAGTTGGAGACCTTGgaaaatttgaaggatcCATTGGAATTCGTTAACAAACAGCCCCTGATTAGTTTACCCTCCATACCTCCATTCTTCCCGGACTTGGAATATATCGAGTCTAATTCGGGTTGGTTGGCGTTATTGGTCTCTCAAAGAGACAACAAAATAGTcgaaattccaaaattgttgaataaGGCAGACCTGTCAAACTTGTATCTATCCAATGATGACTTTTTATCTTCCAAAGCCCATGTTTCAACATTTAAAATCCAACTACAATCTCCAGCACCAAAGGAACCAGGTGTTTACCACTTCAGGTTGATCATCAGAAATCTGATCTACTTTGGTTCTGATATCGACATCCCAGTGTCTATGGAAGTTAAGGAGAACCCCACAGTTGATAGTGACGTCTATGGTATTGAGGATCCGAACGAAGATTCAATTGCTGGTGCAATGGCTACTCTCAGGGGTGAACCGGTTAagagatttgaaaatgaataCGAGAGTAGTGACgacgaagatgatgacGACCATTCGGACACCGACAGTGTCGATCTTTGGACTGATTTAGACACAGATACAGAAGTCGAAGAGGATACTCTCAAATAA
- a CDS encoding uncharacterized protein (PKUD0D03560; similar to Saccharomyces cerevisiae YEL048C (TCA17); ancestral locus Anc_1.491) — MEKQDGLEMQIKFIALISRDNQPVCIETCLGNDNDNGNGNGNGNGSDCLNEELKYNFLSHMALDALECAESPTTTTTTTTSTPAGAGSTSPRTMPALLFIEDGVSVYGNVSAAGFKVVIGATNTTCTGTTSSSHLRRLSDAAARARRVYIDWASNPFSLYEPTEGAVLSEKLRAIIREC; from the coding sequence ATGGAGAAACAAGACGGTTTAGAGATGCAGATCAAGTTCATAGCGCTCATTAGTCGAGACAACCAGCCGGTGTGTATTGAGACGTGCTTGGGCAACGACAACGATAACGGCAATGGCAATGGCAATGGCAATGGCAGTGACTGCCTCAACGAGGAGCTCAAGTACAACTTCCTCTCACACATGGCATTGGATGCACTGGAGTGTGCTGAGTCCCCTACCaccacaacaacaacaacaacaagtaCTCCCGCAGGTGCCGGCAGCACGTCTCCCCGTACTATGCCTGCGTTGCTCTTCATTGAAGACGGCGTCTCTGTCTATGGGAACGTCTCTGCAGCCGGTTTCAAAGTAGTCATTGGAGCTACAAACACTACTTGCACAGGCACAACAAGCTCGAGCCACCTTCGGCGGCTCAGCGACGCGGCGGCACGTGCGCGTCGCGTCTATATTGACTGGGCAAGCAATCCGTTTTCCCTGTACGAGCCCACAGAGGGCGCTGTGCTCAGCGAGAAGCTCAGAGCCATTATACGAGAGTGTTAG
- a CDS encoding uncharacterized protein (PKUD0D03570; similar to Saccharomyces cerevisiae YEL044W (IES6); ancestral locus Anc_1.488) has translation MDTTLEEYMTVYATASGFKRPHPQRRHRYKGARLIINDEMRRVNSLPAATRPSTTYMSIAAPPSLRPPRKYCDITGLPAHYTAPHNQIRYFDSECYQLVKNMPPGVDQQYLSLRGANVILK, from the coding sequence ATGGACACCACTTTGGAAGAATACATGACTGTCTATGCGACGGCAAGCGGGTTCAAACGGCCGCACCCACAACGCCGCCACCGCTACAAGGGTGCCCGTCTCATTATCAACGACGAAATGCGCAGGGTAAATTCCCTCCCCGCAGCGACGCGTCCGTCCACGACGTACATGTCCATTGCCGCCCCTCCCTCTCTGCGTCCTCCTCGTAAATACTGCGATATCACTGGCCTCCCAGCACACTACACCGCTCCACATAATCAAATCCGATACTTTGACAGTGAATGCTACCAGCTCGTGAAAAACATGCCACCAGGTGTCGATCAGCAGTACTTATCCCTTAGGGGTGCTAACGTTATACTTAAATAG
- a CDS encoding uncharacterized protein (PKUD0D03580; Pfam Domains: adh_short(9.6e-11)): MSVPTFRLTNELTVVTGASGGIAHALVETLLVYGAPLALVDRNMEALHRTRDAMVRFCVEEANIKEEDVPKMECFTCNIGDAGEVETLFGEIYNVFQRYPLHMVNCAGYCENFAAVDYPAQNAHDLMGVNLLGAFYLSQCFAKPLIEHNISGGSIVLIASMSGKIVNTPQNQCIYNASKAGVIHLAKSLAAEWGALMHPIRVNTLSPGYTATPLTRNVVSGDASLAAEWTRRVPLGRMAHPREMAGAVLFLLANDASSYTTGEDVLVDGGYSVW; this comes from the coding sequence ATGTCAGTTCCAACTTTTCGACTAACAAACGAGCTCACCGTCGTGACAGGCGCCAGCGGCGGCATTGCCCACGCCCTCGTGGAGACGCTTCTGGTCTACGGGGCGCCGCTGGCGCTCGTGGACCGTAACATGGAGGCGTTGCACCGCACACGGGACGCCATGGTGCGTTTCTGTGTTGAGGAGGCAAACATTAAGGAGGAGGATGTTCCAAAGATGGAGTGCTTTACATGTAATATAGGAGACGCGGGGGAAGTTGAAACTCTATTTGGCGAGATATACAATGTCTTCCAACGGTACCCACTACACATGGTGAATTGTGCAGGTTATTGCGAGAACTTTGCCGCTGTCGACTATCCAGCACAAAATGCCCATGATTTGATGGGAGTTAACCTATTGGGTGCCTTTTATCTCTCACAATGTTTTGCAAAGCCTTTGATTGAACATAACATCTCAGGAGGTTCGATTGTCCTTATTGCATCAATGAGTGGGAAAATTGTAAATACCCCGCAGAATCAGTGCATCTATAACGCTAGCAAAGCCGGCGTTATTCATTTGGCAAAATCTCTCGCAGCGGAATGGGGCGCCCTCATGCACCCCATTCGAGTCAATACGCTCTCCCCCGGGTACACCGCCACCCCATTAACCAGAAACGTGGTGAGCGGCGACGCGTCGCTCGCCGCGGAATGGACAAGACGTGTCCCCCTGGGGAGAATGGCGCACCCGCGTGAAATGGCGGGCGCCgttctctttctccttgCAAACGACGCAAGTTCTTACACCACGGGGGAGGATGTTCTCGTTGATGGAGGGTACTCTGTGTGGTGA
- a CDS encoding uncharacterized protein (PKUD0D03590; similar to Saccharomyces cerevisiae YHR140W; ancestral locus Anc_2.97) codes for MAVSALILSISFLVSSISALNTLAALPLPDELKHAGQYQFLTNIALSLSTAYAAINIYHSLTGKASTLKEYSSATVLPLNFIVSLVYWSLRICFTNLIIADNVEKYIPLSLDLKIHLLPLLYTALDYFLLMDPWSIDSKTAYIIVSSLAILYWAWLHLLMDESSSYPYPFLNVSTGNRILIFVLISLIAFATFLSAKRLHPARKLKNF; via the coding sequence ATGGCCGTATCAGCCCTGATTCTCTCAATTTCCTTCCTCGTGTCCTCCATCTCCGCATTGAACACCTTGGCCGCCCTACCACTACCTGATGAACTTAAACACGCCGGTCAGTACCAGTTCCTGACAAACATCGCCTTGTCTCTCTCAACTGCTTATGCCGCCATCAACATCTACCACTCACTGACAGGAAAAGCCTCCACTCTGAAAGAGTACTCGAGCGCAACCGTCCTCCCCCTCAACTTCATTGTCTCCCTCGTCTACTGGTCCCTCCGCATATGCTTCACCAACCTAATCATCGCCGACAATGTCGAAAAATACATCCCCTTATCCCTTGACTTGAAGATCCACCTCCTCCCGCTCCTATACACAGCACTCGACTACTTCCTCCTTATGGACCCTTGGTCCATCGACTCCAAAACGGCCTACATCATTGTTTCCTCTCTTGCAATCCTCTACTGGGCATGGTTGCATCTATTGATGGACGAATCTTCCTCTTACCCATACCCGTTCCTAAACGTTAGCACCGGAAATAGGATCCTCATATTTGTTCTTATCTCCCTAATTGCCTTTGCTACATTTCTCTCAGCTAAACGTCTCCACCCTGCAAGGAAACTAAAAAACTTCTAA
- a CDS encoding uncharacterized protein (PKUD0D03600; similar to Saccharomyces cerevisiae YHR132C (ECM14); ancestral locus Anc_2.110) yields the protein MRFSNLLTLFSLSGPQSPLSNNGNTYNHISSFIQEIETFESTKFTASPANNDSLYWLKTPTEPPISLSQYEFQYVLRLSDWNDQPDFLLTAMEYAKALNTSIWATSLSNNFIDIQLSKDQGVQLLSLLSEYSFKSKISIIDLPQTIFETYPQSSLVDDSHSDFGTNTELFFKTYRDLDSIYSWYELLVATYPEILKLEYIGNTFEGRPMIALRLSTHSNLDPSDSIKTVVITGGIHSREWISVSTSCYILYSLLKDYDNGSPLVREYLNNLDFLFLPLMNPDGYAFTWKSERLWRKNKQQTYNPRCRGIDIDHSFDFHFTSDLESPCSDDYSGNAPFEALESLNWDRYLNETKHSHPIYAYIDLHSYAQEVLYPYAYSCDILPRDEENLLELAYGLSQAIRLKSGKYYNVLKACQDKGADFLPNMGAGSALDYMYHNKAYWAFILKLRDSGTHGFLLPPKYIVPTGEEIYSSIKYFASFLLKDDGN from the coding sequence ATGAGATTCTCCAACCTTCTCACACTCTTCTCCCTAAGCGGCCCGCAGTCTCCTCTATCCAACAACGGCAACACCTACAACCACATCTCGAGCTTTATTCAGGAAATCGAAACATTTGAATCCACCAAGTTCACCGCAAGTCCCGCAAACAATGACTCCCTCTACTGGTTGAAAACCCCTACAGAACCACCAATCTCTTTGTCCCAATATGAATTCCAATACGTTCTCAGACTATCTGACTGGAATGACCAGCCGGATTTCCTTCTCACAGCCATGGAGTACGCAAAGGCCTTGAATACGTCCATTTGGGCAACGTCACTATCCAACAACTTCATCGACATCCAACTCTCAAAGGACCAGGGTGTCCAGTTGCTTTCCTTGCTTTCCGAATATTCGTTCAAGTCGAAAATCTCCATCATCGATCTCCCTCAAACTATCTTTGAAACATACCCTCAATCAAGCCTTGTTGATGACTCTCATTCGGATTTCGGCACAAACACAGAATTGTTCTTTAAAACCTACCGGGACTTGGATTCCATTTATTCCTGGTACGAGTTGTTGGTTGCAACTTATCCAGAGATCTTGAAGTTAGAATACATAGGTAATACCTTCGAGGGTAGACCAATGATAGCATTGAGATTATCCACtcattcaaatttggatcCTAGCGACTCCATCAAAACTGTAGTTATAACAGGCGGTATCCATTCTCGTGAGTGGATCTCAGTTTCAACCTCTTGCTACATCCTGTACTCTCTATTGAAAGATTATGATAACGGGTCTCCTCTAGTACGtgaatatttgaacaatttggatttcttgttcttaCCTCTAATGAACCCCGATGGATATGCGTTCACTTGGAAGAGTGAACGTCTTTGgaggaaaaataaacagcAAACATACAATCCAAGATGTCGTGGTATAGACATTGACCATTCGTTCGACTTCCATTTCACCTCGGACTTGGAATCACCCTGCAGTGACGACTATTCCGGTAACGCTCCATTTGAAGCTCTAGAGAGCTTGAACTGGGACCGTTACTTGAACGAAACCAAGCACTCCCATCCAATCTATGCTTACATTGACTTACACTCCTACGCGCAGGAGGTATTGTATCCTTATGCCTATTCTTGTGACATTCTACCCCGTGATGAGGAAAACTTATTGGAACTAGCCTATGGTTTATCGCAAGCTATCAGATTGAAATCGGGTAAATACTATAATGTTCTAAAGGCTTGTCAAGACAAGGGTGCTGACTTTTTGCCGAATATGGGGGCAGGTTCTGCCTTGGATTACATGTACCACAATAAAGCGTACTGGGCCTTTATTCTAAAATTGAGAGATTCAGGCACTCATGGCTTCTTATTGCCTCCAAAGTACATTGTTCCTACAGGTGAGGAGATCTACTCTTCCATTAAGTACTTTGCCTCCTTCCTATTGAAGGATGACGGCAATTGA
- a CDS encoding uncharacterized protein (PKUD0D03610; Pfam Domains: Arginase(4.7e-91)), giving the protein MKFVTLFSIVNAISVECASLQFFDYQGEFIPYQQDILKSGSYDSDGFKDATLEEKWGQEWAFDGIPTFAHLNHTRCLLDDQVSFDIGIIGIPFDTATTYRSGARFGPRAIRDASQRQSSMRSFNQRAGLNPYLDWAKFLDCGDMPITPMDNTIALKQMTFGFEELILKRENVDKFNGHKTPKLIALGGDHSITLPHLRSLKQVYGQIAVIHFDAHIDTWSPKAFPNYWSSNQSDFNHGSMLWMAHNEGLISNNSNVHIGLRTKLMGTDWNDYEDDTRQGWTRYSGDDVWINGREGLDNMIEEIHHRIGDLPTFISLDVDCMDPAFTPGTGTIEPGGMLPREVIYLLRRFDLNIVGADVVEVAPVYDNAEVTSTNAAQVVYEIATNMVLRGKREKKEEEVA; this is encoded by the coding sequence ATGAAATTTGTTACATTATTCAGCATAGTAAATGCAATTAGTGTTGAATGTGCCAGTTTGCAGTTTTTCGATTATCAGGGAGAGTTTATTCCATACCAGCAggatattttgaagagtGGTTCATATGACAGTGATGGGTTTAAAGATGCAACCTTGGAGGAAAAATGGGGGCAAGAATGGGCGTTTGACGGTATACCAACGTTTGCACATCTAAATCACACCAGATGTCTGCTTGACGACCAAGTGTCGTTTGATATTGGTATTATTGGCATACCATTTGATACTGCCACGACATACAGATCTGGAGCCAGGTTTGGACCACGTGCAATTAGGGATGCTTCTCAGAGACAAAGTTCAATGAGGAGCTTCAATCAACGTGCTGGATTGAATCCATATCTTGATTGGGCCAAGTTCCTTGATTGCGGAGATATGCCAATCACCCCAATGGACAATACCATTGCATTGAAGCAAATGACGTTTGGATTTGAGGAGTTGATTCTGAAACGGGAAAATGTTGACAAGTTTAATGGACATAAGACTCCCAAACTGATTGCCTTGGGTGGGGACCATTCAATCACATTACCACACCTAAGATCGTTGAAGCAGGTTTACGGACAAATTGCTGTGATTCATTTTGATGCGCACATCGACACATGGTCACCTAAGGCCTTCCCCAATTACTGGTCTTCGAATCAGAGTGATTTCAATCACGGGTCAATGTTATGGATGGCCCATAACGAAGGGTTGATTAGTAACAATTCCAATGTACATATTGGACTACGTACCAAGTTGATGGGCACCGACTGGAACGACTATGAGGATGATACCAGACAAGGATGGACCAGGTACAGCGGAGATGATGTGTGGATCAATGGAAGGGAAGGACTGGACAATATGATTGAGGAAATCCACCACCGGATCGGCGATCTGCCAACTTTCATTAGTTTGGATGTCGACTGTATGGATCCGGCATTCACTCCAGGTACAGGCACAATTGAGCCCGGCGGAATGTTACCCCGTGAGGTGATTTACTTATTGCGTAGGTTTGACTTGAATATTGTTGGCGCCGATGTAGTTGAAGTTGCACCTGTCTATGACAATGCGGAAGTTACAAGCACAAACGCTGCACAAGTTGTCTACGAGATTGCCACCAACATGGTGCTCAGAGGGAAGCGggagaagaaagaagaggAGGTGGCATAA
- a CDS encoding uncharacterized protein (PKUD0D03620; similar to Saccharomyces cerevisiae YIL018W (RPL2B) and YFR031C-A (RPL2A); ancestral locus Anc_7.187) has protein sequence MGRVIRNQRKGAGSIFTAHTRLRKGAAKLRTLDYAERHGYIRGVVKQIIHDPGRGAPLAKVAFRDPYRFKQREETFIANEGVYTGQFIYCGKSASLNIGNVLPLGSLPEGTIVSNVEEKVGDRGALGRTSGNYVIIIGHNPEENKTRVKLPSGAKKIISSDARGVIGVVAGGGRIDKPLLKAGRAFHKFKVKRNSWPKTRGVAMNPVDHPHGGGNHQHIGKASTISRGAVSGQKAGLIAARRTGLLRGSNNKNDD, from the exons ATGG GTAGAGTTATTagaaaccaaagaaagGGTGCAGGTTCTATCTTCACTGCGCACACCAGATTAAGAAAGGGTGCAGCAAAGTTAAGAACCTTAGATTACGCTGAAAGACACGGTTACATTAGAGGTGTCGTTAAGCAAATCATCCACGACCCAGGTAGAGGTGCACCATTAGCTAAGGTTGCATTCAGAGACCCATACAGATTCaagcaaagagaagaaaccTTCATTGCTAACGAAGGTGTCTACACTGGTCAATTCATCTACTGTGGTAAGTCTGCTTCCTTGAACATTGGTAATGTCTTACCTTTAGGTTCTCTTCCAGAAGGTACCATTGTCTCCAacgttgaagaaaaggttGGTGACAGAGGTGCTTTAGGTAGAACTTCTGGTAACTACGTTATCATTATCGGACACAACCcagaagaaaacaagacCAGAGTCAAGTTGCCATCTGGTGCAAAGAAGATCATCTCTTCTGATGCTAGAGGTGTCATTGGTGTCGTTGCTGGTGGTGGTAGAATCGACAAGCCATTGTTGAAGGCAGGTAGAGCATTCCACAAGTTCAAGGTCAAGAGAAACTCATGGCCAAAGACCAGAGGTGTTGCTATGAACCCAGTTGATCACCCTCATGGTGGTGGTAACCATCAACATATTGGTAAGGCTTCTACCATTTCCAGAGGTGCAGTTTCTGGTCAAAAGGCTGGTTTGATTGCTGCTAGAAGAACTGGTTTACTCAGAGGTTCTAACAACAAGAACGATGATTAA
- a CDS encoding uncharacterized protein (PKUD0D03625), with protein sequence MSSQSVAISEDCIRVVNEDLVGNLAGDLDSMTIKEEQLETARDESKSVCPSANGKGVENLRDNKGVAPSANEDVYKKSKRKFSRKKHLKKKRTISINLTNSNDTNEAPAKVNVSNKIQEDKGKVDQKVLSLVEDSVEDEETVKDAATSKKITKEKKSKGKKRFNWKKQTIFPYNGRIINGIIYPDNSPILLSRSFSGSTFTRKNSNFIPVNSNHMALPYESALDVVPEHSYRNNINVRLPSFNGVFHYKPKEKNPTNPNYSLGMNECYYGRNPFPNVQNYESIKPRDAEGEKVLEKLQIDATEKNKIDSITLSLTQDNTSSTSINTITAN encoded by the exons ATGTCTAGTCAAAGCGTAGCAATATCTGAGGATTGTATACGTGTGGTTAATGAGGATCTAGTTGGCAACCTTGCCGGGGATTTAGACTCAATG ACCATCAAGGAAGAGCAACTTGAAACAGCACGGGATGAAAGCAAAAGTGTTTGTCCCTCAGCAAACGGGAAAGGTGTAGAAAATCTCCGTGATAATAAAGGGGTAGCTCCTTCTGCTAATGAAGATGTATATAAGAAAAGTAAACGGAAGTTCTCCAGGAAGAAACAtctcaaaaagaaaagaacCATCTCGATCAATTTGACCAATTCAAATGATACTAATGAAGCACCAGCTAAAGTTAACGTCTCTAATAAGATTCAAGAAGACAAGGGGAAGGTTGACCAGAAGGTTTTGAGTCTAGTTGAAGACAGTGtcgaagatgaagaaacagtAAAAGACGCTGCTACCAGCAAAAAGATCaccaaggaaaagaaaTCTAAGGGTAAGAAAAGGTTCAACTGGAAGAAGCAAACCATTTTTCCTTACAATGGTAGAATTATTAATGGAATTATATATCCTGATAATTCACCTATCTTGCTATCAAGATCGTTCAGTGGCTCAACATTTACTAGAAAAAATTCGAATTTTATACCAGTTAATTCCAATCACATGGCCTTACCATATGAAAGTGCTTTGGACGTTGTACCAGAGCATTCTTATAGAAATAATATCAACGTGAGATTACCTTCGTTTAATGGtgtttttcattataaacccaaggaaaaaaatcCTACAAACCCAAATTATTCATTGGGGATGAACGAATGCTACTATGGGCGGAATCCATTTCCAAATGTTCAAAATTATGAGAGCATTAAACCCAGAGATGCTGAAGGTGAGAAAGTACTGGAGAAACTTCAAATCGATGCCActgaaaagaacaaaattgatTCCATTACTCTGAGCCTTACTCAAGACAATACAAGCTCAACATCTATCAACACAATCACTGCTAATTAA
- a CDS encoding uncharacterized protein (PKUD0D03630; similar to Saccharomyces cerevisiae YFR032C-A (RPL29); ancestral locus Anc_7.189; intron in 5' UTR), whose translation MSKSKNHTAHNQTKKAHKNGIKKPKTHRYPSLKGVDAKFRRNHRWALHGTAKALAAKKAAAAN comes from the coding sequence ATGTCTAAGTCTAAGAACCATACCGCACATAACCAAACCAAGAAGGCTCACAAGAACGGTATTAAGAAGCCAAAGACCCACAGATATCCTTCCTTAAAGGGTGTTGATGCTAAGTTCAGAAGAAACCACAGATGGGCTTTACACGGTACTGCTAAGGCTTTAGCTGCAAAGAAGGCTGCAGCAGCAAACTAA
- a CDS encoding uncharacterized protein (PKUD0D03640; similar to Saccharomyces cerevisiae YHL033C (RPL8A) and YLL045C (RPL8B); ancestral locus Anc_4.8), whose product MPAKKVAPAPLATKNSKKVVSKNPLFESTPKNFGLGQAVQPKRNLSRFVKWPEYVRLQRQKKILNLRLKVPPAIAQFSNVLDKNTAAATFKLLNKYRPETTAEKKERLTKEAAAIAEGKKKEDVSEKPYVVKYGLNHVVGLIENKKAKLVLIANDVDPIELVVFLPALCHKMGVPYAIVKGKARLGTLVHQKTATVAALVDVKSEDEAELAKLVSTINANYTEKYDESKRHWGGGIMGAKAQAKMAKRAKAAAASASTK is encoded by the exons ATG CCTGCAAAGAAAGTCGCACCAGCTCCTTTAGCCACCAAGAACTCCAAGAAGGTTGTTTCAAAGAACCCATTATTTGAATCTACTCCAAAGAACTTTGGTTTAGGTCAAGCAGTTCAACCAAAGAGAAACTTGTCTAGATTTGTCAAGTGGCCAGAATATGTCAGAttacaaagacaaaagaaGATCTTGAACTTGAGATTGAAGGTTCCTCCAGCTATTGCACAATTCTCCAATGTCTTGGACAAGAACACTGCAGCTGCAACCTTCAAGTTATTGAACAAGTACAGACCAGAAACCACTGctgaaaagaaggaaagatTGACCAAGGAAGCAGCAGCTATTGCAGAAGGcaagaagaaggaagatGTTTCCGAAAAGCCATATGTTGTCAAGTACGGTTTGAACCACGTTGTTGGtttaattgaaaacaagaagGCTAAGCTTGTTTTGATTGCTAACGATGTCGACCCAATTGAATTGGTTGTCTTCTTACCAGCTCTATGTCACAAGATGGGTGTTCCATACGCTATTGTTAAGGGTAAGGCTAGATTAGGTACCTTAGTTCACCAAAAGACTGCTACTGTTGCTGCATTAGTCGACGTCAAGTCTGAAGATGAGGCTGAATTAGCTAAGTTAGTCTCCACCATCAATGCCAACTACACCGAGAAGTACGACGAATCCAAGAGACACTGGGGTGGTGGTATCATGGGTGCAAAGGCACAAGCCAAGATGGCAAAGAGAGCCAAGGCAGCAGCAGCAAGTGCTTCAACTAAATAA